A genomic region of Zea mays cultivar B73 chromosome 6, Zm-B73-REFERENCE-NAM-5.0, whole genome shotgun sequence contains the following coding sequences:
- the LOC100383605 gene encoding transcription factor IIIA isoform X2, producing the protein MQRHVQEIHKDVSPCESKKEFICPKVNCGKAFKYASKLKKHEESHVQLEYTEVMCCEPGCMKFFSNMECLKAHNQSCHQYVQCDICGTKQLKKNFQRHHRMHEGSCVTERVKCHIEDCKCSFSKKSNLDKHVKAVHEQRRPFVCQFSGCGKRFSYKHVRDNHEKSSAHVHTEGDFVEADEQRPRSVGGCKRKPVSVESLMRKRVAAPDDGPAHADATEYLRWLLSV; encoded by the exons ATGCAGAGACATGTTCAGGAAATCCACAAAGATGTCTCTCCTTGTGAAAGCAAGAAAGAATTCATCTGTCCAAAGGTTAACTGTGGGAAGGCTTTCAAATATGCTTCTAAGTTAAAGAAGCACGAAGAATCACATG TCCAGCTGGAATACACAGAAGTTATGTGCTGTGAGCCAGGCTGCATGAAGTTCTTTTCAAACATGGAATGCCTGAAGGCGCATAACCAATCTTGCCATCAATATGTTCAGTGTGATATCTGTGGTACGAAACAGCTAAAGAAGAATTTCCAGCGCCATCATCGGATGCATGAAGGTTCCTGCGTCACTGAGAGGGTTAAATGCCACATCGAGGACTGCAAATGTTCGTTCTCGAAG AAATCCAATTTGGACAAGCATGTTAAGGCGGTACATGAGCAGCGTCGTCCTTTTGTGTGCCAATTCTCTGGGTGTGGCAAGAGGTTTTCTTACAAGCACGTAAGGGACAATCATGAGAAGTCAAGCGCTCATGTGCACACTGAG GGTGATTTTGTCGAGGCTGATGAGCAGCGGCCACGTTCAGTAGGTGGGTGCAAGAGGAAACCCGTATCTGTTGAGAGTTTGATGCGTAAGAGGGTAGCCGCTCCTGACGATGGGCCTGCTCATGCTGATGCAACTGAATATTTGAGATGGCTTCTGTCGGTTTGA
- the LOC100383605 gene encoding transcription factor IIIA isoform X1: protein MLIRPISQWLFLACSPTNAWRLTSRGFLSCAAATSLHGGGGRSCRSRGSLRDSSQTQMGEGTESGGGATTAPPLRYIRCYKCGFCDVVRSKKCLLRAHVLEHHKDEVDALGGYWEGGDAGPRKEISRACEQCGMSFKKQAHLKQHMQSHSLERPFSCTVDGCPFSYSRKDHLNRHLLTHEGKLFVCPVEGCGRKFNIKGNMQRHVQEIHKDVSPCESKKEFICPKVNCGKAFKYASKLKKHEESHVQLEYTEVMCCEPGCMKFFSNMECLKAHNQSCHQYVQCDICGTKQLKKNFQRHHRMHEGSCVTERVKCHIEDCKCSFSKKSNLDKHVKAVHEQRRPFVCQFSGCGKRFSYKHVRDNHEKSSAHVHTEGDFVEADEQRPRSVGGCKRKPVSVESLMRKRVAAPDDGPAHADATEYLRWLLSV from the exons ATGCTCATCAGGCCCATCTCCCAGTGGTTGTTTTTGGCTTGTTCTCCCACTAACGCTTGGCGACTCACGAGTCGAGGGTTTCTCTCCTGCGCGGCGGCTACCTCTCTCCACGGCGGCGGCGGGCGATCCTGCAGATCCCGCGGCTCCCTCCGCGATTCGAG TCAGACTCAGATGGGGGAAGGCACAGAGAGCGGCGGCGGGGCGACCACAGCGCCGCCTCTGAGGTATATAAGGTGCTACAAGTGCGGGTTCTGCGACGTGGTCCGGTCCAAGAAGTGCTTGCTCCGCGCCCACGTGCTTGAGCACCACAAG GATGAGGTGGATGCTTTGGGGGGTTACTGGGAAGGTGGAGATGCTGGTCCGCGCAAAGAGATCAGCCGTGCGTGCGAACAGTGCGGGATGAGCTTCAAGAAGCAGGCGCATCTGAAGCAACATATGCAGAGCCATTCGCTCGAG AGGCCCTTTTCCTGCACTGTTGATGGTTGCCCCTTTAGCTATAGCAGGAAGGATCATTTGAACAGACATTTACTTACTCATGAAGGGAAACTATTTGTGTGCCCTGTCGAAGGATGTGGCCGTAAGTTCAATATCAAGGGTAATATGCAGAGACATGTTCAGGAAATCCACAAAGATGTCTCTCCTTGTGAAAGCAAGAAAGAATTCATCTGTCCAAAGGTTAACTGTGGGAAGGCTTTCAAATATGCTTCTAAGTTAAAGAAGCACGAAGAATCACATG TCCAGCTGGAATACACAGAAGTTATGTGCTGTGAGCCAGGCTGCATGAAGTTCTTTTCAAACATGGAATGCCTGAAGGCGCATAACCAATCTTGCCATCAATATGTTCAGTGTGATATCTGTGGTACGAAACAGCTAAAGAAGAATTTCCAGCGCCATCATCGGATGCATGAAGGTTCCTGCGTCACTGAGAGGGTTAAATGCCACATCGAGGACTGCAAATGTTCGTTCTCGAAG AAATCCAATTTGGACAAGCATGTTAAGGCGGTACATGAGCAGCGTCGTCCTTTTGTGTGCCAATTCTCTGGGTGTGGCAAGAGGTTTTCTTACAAGCACGTAAGGGACAATCATGAGAAGTCAAGCGCTCATGTGCACACTGAG GGTGATTTTGTCGAGGCTGATGAGCAGCGGCCACGTTCAGTAGGTGGGTGCAAGAGGAAACCCGTATCTGTTGAGAGTTTGATGCGTAAGAGGGTAGCCGCTCCTGACGATGGGCCTGCTCATGCTGATGCAACTGAATATTTGAGATGGCTTCTGTCGGTTTGA
- the LOC100383605 gene encoding Transcription factor IIIA isoform 1 (isoform 1 is encoded by transcript variant 1) yields MGEGTESGGGATTAPPLRYIRCYKCGFCDVVRSKKCLLRAHVLEHHKDEVDALGGYWEGGDAGPRKEISRACEQCGMSFKKQAHLKQHMQSHSLERPFSCTVDGCPFSYSRKDHLNRHLLTHEGKLFVCPVEGCGRKFNIKGNMQRHVQEIHKDVSPCESKKEFICPKVNCGKAFKYASKLKKHEESHVQLEYTEVMCCEPGCMKFFSNMECLKAHNQSCHQYVQCDICGTKQLKKNFQRHHRMHEGSCVTERVKCHIEDCKCSFSKKSNLDKHVKAVHEQRRPFVCQFSGCGKRFSYKHVRDNHEKSSAHVHTEGDFVEADEQRPRSVGGCKRKPVSVESLMRKRVAAPDDGPAHADATEYLRWLLSV; encoded by the exons ATGGGGGAAGGCACAGAGAGCGGCGGCGGGGCGACCACAGCGCCGCCTCTGAGGTATATAAGGTGCTACAAGTGCGGGTTCTGCGACGTGGTCCGGTCCAAGAAGTGCTTGCTCCGCGCCCACGTGCTTGAGCACCACAAG GATGAGGTGGATGCTTTGGGGGGTTACTGGGAAGGTGGAGATGCTGGTCCGCGCAAAGAGATCAGCCGTGCGTGCGAACAGTGCGGGATGAGCTTCAAGAAGCAGGCGCATCTGAAGCAACATATGCAGAGCCATTCGCTCGAG AGGCCCTTTTCCTGCACTGTTGATGGTTGCCCCTTTAGCTATAGCAGGAAGGATCATTTGAACAGACATTTACTTACTCATGAAGGGAAACTATTTGTGTGCCCTGTCGAAGGATGTGGCCGTAAGTTCAATATCAAGGGTAATATGCAGAGACATGTTCAGGAAATCCACAAAGATGTCTCTCCTTGTGAAAGCAAGAAAGAATTCATCTGTCCAAAGGTTAACTGTGGGAAGGCTTTCAAATATGCTTCTAAGTTAAAGAAGCACGAAGAATCACATG TCCAGCTGGAATACACAGAAGTTATGTGCTGTGAGCCAGGCTGCATGAAGTTCTTTTCAAACATGGAATGCCTGAAGGCGCATAACCAATCTTGCCATCAATATGTTCAGTGTGATATCTGTGGTACGAAACAGCTAAAGAAGAATTTCCAGCGCCATCATCGGATGCATGAAGGTTCCTGCGTCACTGAGAGGGTTAAATGCCACATCGAGGACTGCAAATGTTCGTTCTCGAAG AAATCCAATTTGGACAAGCATGTTAAGGCGGTACATGAGCAGCGTCGTCCTTTTGTGTGCCAATTCTCTGGGTGTGGCAAGAGGTTTTCTTACAAGCACGTAAGGGACAATCATGAGAAGTCAAGCGCTCATGTGCACACTGAG GGTGATTTTGTCGAGGCTGATGAGCAGCGGCCACGTTCAGTAGGTGGGTGCAAGAGGAAACCCGTATCTGTTGAGAGTTTGATGCGTAAGAGGGTAGCCGCTCCTGACGATGGGCCTGCTCATGCTGATGCAACTGAATATTTGAGATGGCTTCTGTCGGTTTGA